A single region of the Microlunatus panaciterrae genome encodes:
- the nadC gene encoding carboxylating nicotinate-nucleotide diphosphorylase, with product MIVSTLEAARELVREAGLDPEAVTLIINEALDEDLGGRGVLPAGTGAGVDVTSEATIPAEATATGDFVARRPGTIAGMPVVALTLALVLSPAGPFSLTAGVKDGDQVARGDVLLTVTGNTRALLRAERVALNLVTMMSGVATATRAWVSALSGTGTRVRDSRKTIPGLRILQKYAVRVGGGVNHRMSLADAALIKDNHVIAAGGVVEAYRAVRRAFPDITVQVEVTTRDQAVAVVDAGADEVLLDNMSAEEMTEVVRQLKGRARFEASGGLTVEDAAEVAATGVDFVAVGAITHSSPILDVALDLHS from the coding sequence ATGATCGTGTCCACACTGGAGGCGGCCCGAGAGCTGGTCCGCGAGGCGGGGCTCGACCCGGAGGCCGTCACGCTGATCATCAATGAGGCCCTGGACGAGGACCTCGGCGGCCGTGGTGTGCTGCCGGCAGGCACCGGAGCGGGTGTGGATGTCACCTCGGAGGCCACCATTCCCGCCGAGGCTACGGCCACCGGCGACTTCGTCGCCCGGCGACCGGGCACCATCGCCGGCATGCCGGTGGTCGCCCTCACTCTGGCGCTGGTGCTGAGCCCGGCCGGGCCGTTCAGCCTGACCGCAGGGGTGAAGGACGGCGACCAGGTGGCGCGGGGGGACGTACTGCTGACCGTGACCGGCAACACCCGGGCCCTGCTGCGCGCCGAACGGGTGGCGCTCAACCTGGTCACCATGATGTCCGGAGTGGCCACTGCGACCCGGGCCTGGGTGTCGGCTCTGAGCGGCACCGGCACCCGGGTCCGCGACTCGCGCAAGACCATCCCTGGGCTGCGCATCCTGCAGAAGTACGCGGTCCGGGTCGGTGGCGGGGTCAACCACCGGATGTCGCTGGCCGACGCCGCGCTGATCAAGGACAACCATGTGATCGCCGCTGGCGGCGTGGTCGAGGCCTATCGGGCTGTGCGTCGGGCCTTTCCCGACATCACCGTCCAGGTGGAGGTCACCACCCGCGACCAGGCCGTTGCGGTGGTCGACGCCGGTGCCGACGAGGTGCTGCTGGACAACATGTCGGCCGAAGAGATGACCGAGGTGGTGCGGCAGCTGAAGGGCCGAGCCCGGTTTGAGGCCAGCGGTGGGCTGACGGTCGAGGATGCCGCAGAGGTCGCTGCCACCGGCGTCGACTTCGTCGCCGTGGGTGCAATAACACATTCCTCACCTATATTAGATGTTGCGCTTGATTTGCATTCTTGA
- a CDS encoding L-aspartate oxidase has protein sequence MVPEQPDQTQGDQPAVPTPPRLPQLPPLPELPGRLASEAPGWVAEVDVVVVGSGIAGLTAALECSDLGKVMVVTKSVVAAGSTPWAQGGIASVQAEGDTVEQHIDDTLVAGAGLCVPDAVRVLVSEGPDAVAELIARGAEFDRDEAGELELTREGGHHRNRIAHAGGDATGAEIERALVSKVKSMPEIEIVEHALVLDLIPAAGDLPGVAGVTLHVMGAGTRGGVGAVHARAVVLATGGIGQIYAATTNPPVSTGDGVAAALRAGARLRDVEFIQFHPTVLYLGPGARGQLPLVSEAVRGEGAHLLNSAGERFMIGQHPLAELAPRDVVAKAIMKEMAKEDSDHVFVDGRMLGEEMWRVRFPTILNSCRQVGINPVTDLIPVSPACHYFCGGIETDLDGATSLTGLYACGEVASSGVHGANRLASNSLLEGLVFARRIAISLHDQPPPRRQPAEDPREPGLIDRSVVPTMQQAMSRYAGGLRSARGLDRCAEELSVLAKSNGAVPGLEAWEATNLMTVATVVVASARIREESRGAHWRDDFEDRVDGWQGHLLAQLEDHHLRHMFVPIAKGTMS, from the coding sequence ATGGTGCCCGAGCAACCCGACCAGACCCAAGGCGACCAGCCTGCGGTGCCGACGCCCCCGCGGCTGCCGCAGCTGCCACCCCTGCCCGAGCTCCCAGGACGGCTGGCCAGCGAAGCGCCGGGGTGGGTGGCCGAGGTGGACGTCGTGGTGGTGGGCTCCGGCATCGCCGGTCTGACCGCCGCACTGGAGTGCAGCGACCTCGGCAAGGTGATGGTGGTCACCAAGAGTGTGGTGGCAGCCGGTTCCACGCCGTGGGCGCAGGGCGGCATCGCCTCCGTACAGGCAGAGGGTGACACGGTCGAGCAGCACATCGACGACACCCTCGTGGCCGGTGCCGGGCTGTGCGTACCGGACGCCGTCCGGGTGCTCGTCAGTGAGGGTCCGGACGCGGTCGCCGAGCTGATCGCCCGCGGCGCCGAGTTCGACCGGGACGAGGCGGGCGAGCTGGAGCTGACCCGAGAGGGCGGCCACCATCGCAACCGGATCGCGCATGCCGGCGGCGACGCCACCGGAGCCGAGATCGAGCGCGCGCTGGTGTCGAAGGTGAAGAGCATGCCCGAGATCGAGATCGTCGAGCATGCGCTGGTGCTGGACCTGATTCCAGCGGCCGGCGACTTGCCCGGCGTGGCCGGTGTCACCCTGCACGTGATGGGGGCGGGCACCCGGGGTGGCGTCGGCGCCGTGCATGCCCGGGCAGTGGTGCTGGCCACCGGCGGGATCGGCCAGATCTACGCAGCGACCACCAACCCGCCCGTCTCCACAGGTGACGGGGTGGCTGCAGCGCTGCGGGCCGGTGCGCGGCTGCGCGACGTCGAGTTCATCCAGTTCCACCCCACTGTCCTCTACCTGGGGCCGGGAGCCCGGGGGCAGCTGCCGCTGGTGAGCGAGGCCGTACGTGGTGAGGGTGCGCACCTGCTCAACAGCGCCGGCGAGCGGTTCATGATCGGGCAGCACCCGTTGGCCGAACTGGCACCTCGCGACGTGGTCGCGAAGGCGATCATGAAGGAGATGGCGAAAGAGGACAGCGACCACGTGTTCGTCGACGGGCGGATGCTCGGCGAGGAGATGTGGCGGGTGCGCTTCCCGACGATCTTGAACAGCTGCCGGCAGGTCGGCATCAACCCGGTCACCGACCTGATCCCGGTGTCGCCGGCCTGCCACTACTTCTGTGGCGGCATCGAGACCGACCTCGACGGTGCCACCAGCCTGACCGGTCTGTACGCCTGTGGCGAGGTCGCCTCGTCCGGCGTGCACGGTGCGAACCGGCTGGCCTCCAACTCGTTGCTCGAGGGGCTGGTCTTCGCCCGGCGGATCGCCATCAGTCTTCATGATCAACCGCCGCCGAGACGGCAGCCGGCCGAGGACCCGCGCGAGCCGGGCCTGATCGACCGGTCGGTGGTGCCGACGATGCAGCAGGCGATGAGCCGCTATGCCGGCGGCCTGCGGAGCGCCCGAGGACTGGACCGGTGCGCCGAGGAGCTCTCGGTGCTGGCGAAGTCCAACGGTGCCGTGCCTGGACTGGAAGCCTGGGAGGCGACCAACCTGATGACGGTCGCTACCGTTGTGGTGGCTTCGGCACGTATTCGGGAGGAGTCCCGGGGAGCTCACTGGCGCGACGACTTCGAGGACCGGGTGGACGGCTGGCAGGGACATCTGCTGGCCCAGCTCGAAGATCATCATCTGCGGCACATGTTCGTGCCGATCGCGAAGGGAACCATGTCATGA
- a CDS encoding SAM-dependent methyltransferase: MFSHALSWRSAWATAAYGDDGFWRTERPIGHFRTAAATTDLQARMIAAVLARAPEIGAVVDLGAGDGQLLNSLLQLRPDLAFYGIDLRERPDDLDDDVTWCRDLWDVETTAWTSGEAFVVLATLDRPTLLLAVEWLDDLPCTICQRQGRSLRLVDVDDTGNETLGMEASADDHAWAGHWWPEGPRVEVGSSRDRAWAAACAQLQGYGGLGLVIDYGHLGADRPSSGTLTGFSHGHQCPPLPTGQMNLTAHVAIDAVAVAAEHIGAETVELVRQKDVAERLLAQQGPVGGDALTALVRRSEMHAITAPTVFGDFWWLLQRVPPADRR; this comes from the coding sequence ATGTTCTCGCATGCCCTTTCCTGGCGTTCCGCGTGGGCCACGGCTGCCTACGGCGACGACGGGTTCTGGCGTACCGAACGGCCGATCGGCCACTTCCGCACCGCGGCCGCCACCACGGATCTGCAGGCCAGGATGATCGCCGCAGTGCTGGCGCGGGCACCGGAGATCGGGGCAGTTGTCGATCTTGGCGCCGGTGACGGGCAGTTGCTCAACTCCCTGCTCCAGCTCCGCCCCGACCTGGCCTTCTATGGCATCGACCTGCGGGAGCGGCCCGATGATCTCGACGACGACGTGACCTGGTGCCGCGACCTGTGGGATGTGGAGACGACAGCCTGGACCAGCGGTGAGGCGTTCGTCGTCCTGGCGACGCTCGACCGGCCCACGCTCTTGTTGGCGGTGGAATGGCTCGACGATCTCCCGTGCACCATCTGCCAGCGGCAGGGTCGTTCGCTGCGCCTGGTCGACGTCGATGACACCGGCAACGAGACGCTGGGCATGGAGGCCTCGGCTGATGATCACGCCTGGGCCGGGCACTGGTGGCCGGAGGGTCCCCGGGTCGAGGTCGGGAGCAGCCGGGATCGGGCCTGGGCCGCCGCCTGTGCGCAGCTGCAGGGCTATGGCGGTCTCGGATTGGTGATCGACTACGGGCACCTCGGCGCGGACCGCCCCAGCAGCGGCACGCTGACCGGGTTCAGCCACGGGCACCAGTGCCCACCCCTGCCCACCGGCCAGATGAACCTGACCGCCCATGTGGCGATCGACGCTGTCGCTGTGGCGGCCGAGCACATCGGCGCCGAAACGGTCGAGCTCGTGCGGCAGAAGGACGTAGCCGAACGACTGCTCGCGCAGCAGGGGCCGGTCGGCGGCGATGCGCTGACCGCCCTGGTCCGCCGGAGCGAGATGCACGCGATCACCGCGCCGACGGTCTTCGGCGACTTCTGGTGGCTGCTGCAACGGGTGCCGCCCGCTGACCGTCGCTAG
- a CDS encoding NADH-quinone oxidoreductase subunit D: protein MHSSLRVLVGSLAPGVLPTTRSDRLPDGTVLLDLGEDHPSRAGLLELRLWTQDGTVSTAEVVVGAMHRGAEKLFEVREYRQILMLADRHDWQAPFAGELCVALACEKMLGLEVPPRAVWLRTLLAEHGRILSHLGFLGYVGRTTRTPTGLPRLRERLRGQNRALTGNRVHPMANRLGGLAVDADDGWLAEELAVLDEVDREMRQLRLMVDSEEFTARSRGVARLQRDVIMAYGVSGPAARASGLELDLRRSEPYLAYPELAELITTARQDAGDAWARFVQLVEEVAASSRLVRAAAERLAGRPGPVDVKLPKIIKLPEGAGYLSTEAPLGTAGCYLVSRGEKTPWRLKLRTASFNNVAALEALLIGCRVTDLEMALASMGYVVGDIDK from the coding sequence ATGCACTCGTCGCTCCGCGTCCTGGTCGGTTCGCTGGCGCCCGGGGTGCTGCCGACCACGAGGTCGGACCGCCTTCCCGACGGCACGGTGCTGCTCGACCTCGGCGAGGACCATCCCAGCCGGGCCGGACTGCTGGAGCTCCGGCTGTGGACCCAGGACGGCACCGTCAGCACCGCCGAGGTTGTGGTCGGCGCCATGCACCGGGGCGCCGAGAAGCTCTTCGAGGTGCGGGAGTACCGCCAGATACTGATGCTCGCGGACCGGCACGACTGGCAGGCGCCGTTTGCCGGCGAGCTCTGCGTCGCACTGGCTTGCGAGAAGATGCTCGGTCTCGAGGTGCCACCGAGGGCGGTCTGGCTGCGCACGCTACTGGCCGAGCACGGCAGGATCCTCAGCCATCTGGGCTTCCTCGGCTACGTCGGCCGCACGACCCGGACCCCGACCGGGCTGCCCCGGCTGCGCGAGCGGCTCCGGGGCCAGAACCGTGCGCTCACCGGCAACCGGGTCCACCCGATGGCCAACCGGTTGGGCGGGCTCGCGGTCGACGCCGACGACGGCTGGCTGGCCGAGGAGCTGGCCGTGCTGGACGAGGTCGATCGGGAGATGCGGCAGCTGCGCCTGATGGTCGACTCAGAGGAGTTCACCGCCCGCAGCCGCGGGGTCGCCCGGCTCCAACGCGACGTGATCATGGCGTACGGGGTGAGTGGTCCTGCCGCCCGGGCGTCCGGCCTGGAGCTGGACCTGCGTCGATCTGAGCCCTACCTCGCCTATCCGGAGCTGGCCGAGCTGATCACCACCGCGCGTCAGGATGCCGGCGACGCCTGGGCTCGGTTCGTCCAGCTGGTCGAGGAGGTGGCCGCGAGCAGCCGCCTGGTCCGGGCAGCTGCCGAGCGGCTGGCGGGGCGTCCCGGGCCGGTGGACGTCAAGCTGCCCAAGATCATCAAGCTGCCCGAGGGGGCCGGCTATCTCAGCACCGAGGCGCCACTCGGTACCGCCGGCTGCTACCTCGTTTCGCGCGGCGAGAAGACGCCGTGGCGGCTGAAGCTGCGCACCGCCTCCTTCAACAACGTTGCGGCCCTGGAAGCCCTGCTGATCGGCTGTCGGGTGACCGATCTCGAGATGGCTCTGGCCTCGATGGGCTACGTGGTCGGCGACATCGACAAGTGA
- a CDS encoding helix-turn-helix transcriptional regulator, with the protein MTQELELDSLIRRRIRGLRLSRGWSLDALAARCQLSPSTLSRIETGHRRIALDQLVAMARALGTTLDQLVASGDDEDVVIRPQPGHLHGVTTWLLSREGSPQGVTVAKMRITPERPTGAQQQRVHPGREWFTVLSGTARLQLGERTIVIRAGEAAEFSTMVPHLIGAEGGPLEILTVLDHDGERAHLHAPGDASA; encoded by the coding sequence ATGACGCAAGAACTCGAGCTCGACTCGTTGATCCGCCGTCGCATCAGGGGGCTGCGCCTCTCCCGCGGCTGGTCCCTGGACGCCCTCGCGGCCCGGTGCCAGCTCAGCCCGTCCACGCTGAGCCGAATAGAGACCGGGCACCGCCGGATCGCCCTCGACCAGCTGGTGGCCATGGCCCGGGCGCTCGGCACGACGCTGGACCAGCTGGTGGCGTCCGGCGACGACGAGGATGTGGTGATCCGACCGCAGCCCGGCCACCTGCACGGGGTGACGACCTGGCTGCTCTCGCGCGAAGGTTCTCCCCAAGGCGTCACGGTGGCCAAGATGCGGATCACGCCCGAACGTCCGACCGGAGCGCAGCAGCAGCGGGTGCATCCGGGTCGCGAGTGGTTCACGGTGCTCTCCGGCACGGCCCGCCTGCAGCTGGGGGAGAGGACCATCGTCATCCGGGCGGGTGAGGCGGCCGAGTTCTCGACCATGGTCCCGCACCTCATCGGGGCCGAGGGCGGGCCGCTGGAGATCCTGACTGTCCTCGACCACGACGGCGAACGTGCGCACCTGCACGCGCCGGGCGACGCGTCAGCATGA
- a CDS encoding class I SAM-dependent methyltransferase, producing MTQHQHRHDAGLPDPHQTRRQEQDLADLLTLDTEVFGCYLDEVTGWVEQQLPADPRTVLDLGAGTGAGSVALARRFERADVLAVDRSALLLDHVRAAAHRQGLAARVHPLQADLDAAWPSVGAVDVAWAASSLHEVADPDRTLADLHAALSPGGLLVVIEMDVLPRFLPVDLGLGRPGLESRCHQALAHKGLNAHPDWRPHLERAGFDVIGQRRFTVEADPAAPSVGRYAQSYLRRIRAALDGELADDDVATLDLLLADQGPDAVPNRRDLTVRSSRTAWAARRPRAGGSAA from the coding sequence ATGACCCAGCACCAGCACCGGCACGACGCCGGGCTCCCCGACCCCCACCAAACACGTCGGCAGGAGCAGGACCTGGCCGACCTCTTGACCCTGGACACCGAGGTGTTCGGCTGCTATCTGGACGAGGTCACCGGATGGGTGGAGCAACAGCTACCGGCCGACCCGCGGACGGTCCTCGACCTCGGTGCCGGTACGGGCGCGGGCAGCGTCGCGCTCGCCCGGCGCTTCGAGCGCGCTGACGTCCTGGCTGTGGACAGATCCGCTCTGCTGCTCGACCACGTCCGAGCGGCAGCACACCGGCAGGGACTCGCCGCTCGGGTGCACCCGCTACAGGCCGACCTTGACGCGGCCTGGCCCAGCGTCGGCGCGGTCGATGTGGCCTGGGCCGCTTCGTCGCTGCACGAGGTCGCCGACCCGGATCGGACCTTGGCTGACCTCCACGCCGCACTCAGCCCAGGTGGGCTGCTGGTGGTCATCGAGATGGACGTCCTGCCGCGCTTCCTGCCCGTCGACCTCGGACTCGGGCGCCCCGGCCTCGAGTCACGCTGTCACCAGGCGCTGGCCCACAAGGGGTTGAATGCGCACCCGGACTGGCGGCCTCACCTGGAGCGGGCCGGCTTCGACGTCATCGGCCAGCGCCGCTTCACCGTCGAGGCGGATCCTGCCGCACCGAGCGTCGGCCGGTATGCCCAGAGCTACCTACGTCGCATCCGGGCCGCCCTGGACGGCGAGCTGGCGGACGACGACGTTGCCACCCTCGATCTGCTCCTGGCTGACCAGGGCCCCGACGCCGTGCCGAACCGCCGCGACCTGACGGTCCGCAGCAGCCGGACCGCCTGGGCTGCTCGACGACCGCGCGCCGGAGGATCCGCTGCCTGA
- a CDS encoding phytanoyl-CoA dioxygenase family protein — protein MTNIVVESETSLAAEYAANGVVQVRSLLNPDEVAEIREAFTDQVERDRSIGHDDHVPDDDVLARYPRLVHPHRHADLRVGQLARRWMLDARIISRVADMIGPPLAAQSMFYFKPPSARGQALHQDNLFLQAHPETCIAAWVAIDDCDGDNGGLIVVPGSHRYELACPGEADVAESFANQEVKVPDHMERVQTEMKAGDVLFFHGSTVHGSRANRTADRFRRSLIFHYVPQSSVEIAQFYNPLLTPAGDEVMVTEATDGGACGDGWNPVGPH, from the coding sequence ATGACGAATATCGTTGTCGAGAGTGAGACCAGCCTGGCGGCCGAGTACGCGGCCAACGGCGTGGTCCAGGTGCGTTCCCTGCTCAACCCAGACGAGGTCGCCGAGATCCGGGAGGCGTTCACCGACCAGGTCGAGCGGGATCGGTCGATCGGGCATGATGATCATGTCCCGGACGACGACGTGCTGGCTCGCTATCCGCGCCTCGTCCATCCGCATCGGCATGCCGACCTCCGGGTCGGGCAGCTCGCGCGTCGGTGGATGCTGGACGCCCGGATCATCAGCCGGGTGGCCGACATGATCGGCCCGCCGCTCGCGGCGCAGTCGATGTTCTATTTCAAGCCTCCGTCCGCCCGTGGTCAGGCGCTGCACCAGGACAACCTGTTCCTGCAGGCGCATCCCGAGACCTGCATCGCGGCGTGGGTCGCGATCGACGACTGCGACGGCGACAACGGCGGGCTGATCGTGGTGCCGGGATCGCACCGCTACGAGCTGGCCTGCCCGGGGGAGGCCGATGTGGCCGAGTCGTTCGCCAACCAGGAGGTCAAGGTGCCCGACCACATGGAGCGGGTGCAGACCGAGATGAAGGCCGGCGATGTGCTCTTCTTCCATGGCAGTACGGTGCACGGCTCCCGAGCCAACCGGACGGCGGACCGCTTCCGTCGTTCGTTGATCTTCCACTATGTCCCACAGTCCAGCGTCGAGATCGCCCAGTTCTACAACCCACTGCTGACCCCGGCCGGTGACGAGGTGATGGTCACCGAGGCCACCGACGGCGGCGCCTGCGGTGACGGCTGGAACCCGGTCGGGCCGCACTGA